Sequence from the Candidatus Rokuibacteriota bacterium genome:
GCGAGGCGACGTCCGTCGCGACCAGAATGGGCAACTCGCCGTTCTTGAAGTCGTTCAGGATCTTCAGCCGCTTCTTCTGCTCCACGTCGCCGGTGAGGGCCTTGGCCTGCCAGCCGTTGCGCCCCAGGCGGTCCTCGAGGCGGCGCGCTTCTTCGCGCGTGTTGGAGAACATCAGAATGCGGCTGCCGCCTTCCCGCTTGAGGAGACCCAGCAGCAGGCTGAACTTCTCCTCGCGCCCCGCGTGATAGAGCACCTGGACGACGTTCTCGGCGGTCTTCTGCAGCGGCGTGACGGAGATCTGGGTGGGGTTGTTCATGAACTCCCAGGTCAGCTCCAGCACGCGGAAGGAGAGCGTCGCCGAGAAGAGGAAGGACTGCCGCTTCTCGGGCTTGGGCAGCTTGCGCAGGATGAAGCGCAGGTCGGCGATGAAGCCCATGTCGAACATGCGGTCGGCCTCGTCGATGACGAGGATCTCGACGCGCTGGGGCGACCAGATGTGCTGCTTGAGATAATCGATGAGGCGGCCGGGCGTGCCCACCAGGATGTCGCAGGCCTCGCTGAGATCCTCGCGCTGCTTATTGTAGTCGATGCCGCCGTACACGGCGCGGATCTTGAGCCCCGTGTGGGCGCCCAGGAGCCGGGCGTCCGCCTCGATCTGCACCACCAGCTCGCGCGTCGGCGCGATGATCAGCACGCGCGGCGCCGTCGGCCCGCTCTTGGCCGGCGCCGGATGGCGCAGGCAGCGGGTGAAGGCGGCGATCAGGAAGACCGCCGTCTTGCCGGTGCCCGTCTGGGACTGGCCCGCCACGTCCTTGCCTTTGAGCGCGAGCGGGAGCGTGCTTTCCTGGATGGGCGTCGCCGCGACGAAGCCGGCGTCGCGGATGCCGCGCATCACCGGCTCGGGCAGCTCGAGGGAGTTGAAGTCCATTGGGCTCATGGCGTGGCCTGGGGGCTCATGGCGCCG
This genomic interval carries:
- a CDS encoding DEAD/DEAH box helicase, with protein sequence MDFNSLELPEPVMRGIRDAGFVAATPIQESTLPLALKGKDVAGQSQTGTGKTAVFLIAAFTRCLRHPAPAKSGPTAPRVLIIAPTRELVVQIEADARLLGAHTGLKIRAVYGGIDYNKQREDLSEACDILVGTPGRLIDYLKQHIWSPQRVEILVIDEADRMFDMGFIADLRFILRKLPKPEKRQSFLFSATLSFRVLELTWEFMNNPTQISVTPLQKTAENVVQVLYHAGREEKFSLLLGLLKREGGSRILMFSNTREEARRLEDRLGRNGWQAKALTGDVEQKKRLKILNDFKNGELPILVATDVASRGLHIEGVTHVVNWDMPQDPEDYVHRIGRTARAGATGKSISLADETGALQIEPIEKFIGEKIPVEWAEDDWFLPEIKPTSEERRKYADEKRARMAARGGRPGGGGRGAPGGGRGGG